The proteins below are encoded in one region of Danio rerio strain Tuebingen ecotype United States chromosome 12, GRCz12tu, whole genome shotgun sequence:
- the tekt3 gene encoding tektin-3, with the protein MELIGSTQMATYTRPKTSHFLPAISTTASSYRSHQPPLSLNQNSNMPWRTNSYYRSGSAIPTLSALQRDNLELVRAKTMFYPSNRTALSTRYMPEDWYKSNQSNYRESESSRNSAERLRRDTIRLIQDKEQLTRRTQDTTSKNIGERLNDISFWRSEINHEIDNMVTEISALSDVKRRLERALAETEGPLQVAQECLFHREKRMSIDLVHDDVEIDLIKEVDVIKSCQERMRRHLERAVAQLAANRAAQHELERDLSDKVTAQRIDDRCHHLRNTSDGISYYRGIDRLDPSISLPDSWSKFTDDNILHSQSERAASHKLRDEIEILLNATSNEMWNQFNSVNVSFTNRISETADTKNNLQTHLAKTLQEIYQTEMLIEALKKAIRDKENPLKVAQTRLEERTRRPNVELCRDNPHHRLITEVREIEDTIHKLRDRLMEAENTLQTLVKTKITLEHDLSIKANSLFLDQEKCMSMRKSFPSTPRLVGFT; encoded by the exons ATGGAGCTCATCGGATCCACCCAGATGGCCACTTACACTCGGCCCAAAACCAGCCACTTCCTGCCAGCCATTTCCACCACAGCATCCAGCTACAGGAGCCACCAGCCGCCACTGAGCCTCAACCAGAACTCCAATATGCCCTGGAGGACAAACTCTTACTACAGAAGTGGCAGCGCTATCCCGACCCTATCAGCCCTGCAAAGAGACAACCTCGAGTTAGTCCGGGCCAAAACCATGTTCTACCCCTCGAACAGGACAGCTCTCAGCACACGCTACATGCCTGAGGACTGGTACAAATCCAATCAGAGTAACTACAGGGAGTCCGAGTCGTCCCGCAACAGTGCTGAGAGGCTCCGGCGGGACACAATTCGGCTTATTCAGGATAAGGAGCAGCTGACCCGCAGAACTCAGGACACCACCAGCAAGAACATCGGAGAGAGGCTGAACGACATCAGCTTCTGGAGGTCTGAGATCAACCATGAGATTGACAACATGGTGACTGAGATTTCAGCGCTGTCCGATGTAAAAAGAAGGCTTGAAAGAGCTCTCGCTGAGACCGAAGGGCCACTGCAG GTGGCTCAGGAATGTTTGTTCCACAGGGAGAAGCGGATGTCTATTGATCTGGTACACGATGATGTAGAGATAGATTTGATTAAG gAAGTGGACGTCATTAAATCATGTCAGGAGAGAATGAGGCGACATTTAGAGCGAGCTGTTGCTCAACTAGC GGCAAATCGTGCAGCACAGCACGAGCTGGAGAGAGATTTGAGTGACAAAGTCACAGCTCAGAGAATTGATGATCGCTGTCACCATCTCCGAAACACCTCTGACGGGATCAGCTACTACAGAGGGATCGATCGCCTCGACCCATC TATTAGTCTTCCAGACTCCTGGTCAAAGTTCACGGATGACAACATCCTTCATTCTCAGAGTGAACGTGCTGCTTCGCACAAACTCCGCGATGAGATTGAGATTTTGCTAAATGCCACATCAAATGAGATGTGGAATCAGTTTAACAGTGTAAACGTGTCCTTTACCAATCGCATCTCTGAGACGGCAGACACCAAGAACAATCTGCAGACTCACCTGGCTAAG ACTCTTCAGGAAATCTACCAGACTGAGATGCTGATTGAAGCTCTGAAAAAGGCAATCCGAGACAAAGAGAACCCACTAAAAGTTGCCCAAACCCGTCTGGAAGAGAGAACTCGCCGTCCCAATGTTGAACTGTGCAGAGACAATCCTCACCACAG GTTAATAACAGAGGTGAGGGAGATTGAAGACACTATTCATAAACTGAGAGACCGGCTGATGGAGGCCGAAAACACCCTTCAAACCCTGGTGAAGACTAAAATTACTCTGGAGCATGATCTGTCCATCAAGGCCAACTCTCTGTTCCTGGATCAGGAGAAGTGCATGAGCATGAGGAAGAGTTTTCCCAGCACTCCTCGCCTGGTTGGATTTACATAG